A stretch of Mucilaginibacter terrae DNA encodes these proteins:
- a CDS encoding acetylxylan esterase, whose translation MLPHLSTFLSRCLFAGLLLFSTLAFAQEDEIVWDAKPSKKEAIYTDNERIAYKVEVKNNLKTDQSGRLSYTIFSPNGKELSSSSISVNMRKKSSGKYALSIPTQSPGFYKVNIMLNTSEYDDTIRRVIGIDPKRIRSASNKPADFDAFWDKAKDELAKIAPNYKITAQPDSDKKNTNVYLVEMKSIGNITVRGWLTLPKDRKPKEKFPVWVILPGYGGEGVKPIYGSPQMAVLSFNVRGHGNSKDVIHTTTEAYVTTDVENRNKYVFKGALMDCIRAIDYIQTRKDLDSTQVLVSGASMGGYLSIALAALDQRVKLCSSNNPVFCDYRASVGSKEWPMKSFTEYGRRRGIALNTLLYNLDYFDLKNFSDKMKCPALIGMGLLDNLAPPANVQAMLNNIKVKYKLFVYPDLAHEVPPSIYKYLSNWTMDKFGLF comes from the coding sequence ATGCTACCCCATCTATCTACATTTTTATCCCGATGCCTGTTTGCCGGACTATTGTTATTCAGCACACTTGCCTTTGCCCAGGAAGATGAGATTGTATGGGATGCCAAACCATCCAAAAAAGAAGCCATTTATACCGATAACGAACGCATTGCTTACAAGGTGGAAGTAAAAAATAACCTTAAGACCGATCAAAGTGGCCGCCTTAGTTATACCATATTTTCGCCCAATGGCAAAGAATTGAGTAGTAGCAGCATAAGCGTAAACATGCGTAAAAAGAGCAGCGGTAAATATGCTTTGAGCATTCCTACACAATCGCCGGGGTTTTATAAGGTTAACATTATGCTTAATACCAGTGAGTATGATGATACCATTCGCCGTGTAATAGGCATCGACCCTAAGCGCATACGGAGTGCCAGTAACAAACCGGCCGATTTTGATGCCTTTTGGGATAAGGCCAAAGATGAATTAGCCAAAATTGCGCCTAACTATAAAATAACCGCCCAACCCGATTCGGACAAGAAAAATACCAACGTTTATTTGGTTGAAATGAAATCCATCGGCAATATTACCGTGCGTGGCTGGCTTACCCTGCCTAAAGACCGCAAGCCTAAAGAGAAATTCCCGGTATGGGTAATTTTGCCGGGCTATGGCGGCGAGGGAGTAAAACCTATTTATGGTTCGCCGCAAATGGCTGTACTATCTTTCAACGTACGCGGGCATGGCAACAGTAAGGATGTGATACATACCACCACCGAAGCCTATGTAACCACTGATGTAGAGAACCGCAATAAATACGTTTTCAAGGGGGCGCTGATGGATTGCATACGGGCTATTGATTATATTCAAACCCGTAAAGACCTTGATTCCACCCAGGTATTGGTATCGGGTGCCAGTATGGGCGGCTATTTGTCTATCGCACTTGCGGCATTAGATCAAAGGGTTAAACTATGCTCATCGAACAACCCGGTATTTTGTGATTACCGGGCATCGGTAGGCAGCAAGGAGTGGCCCATGAAAAGCTTTACAGAGTATGGTCGCAGAAGAGGCATTGCCTTGAACACCCTCTTATACAACCTCGATTATTTTGACCTTAAAAACTTTTCGGACAAGATGAAGTGCCCGGCACTTATAGGGATGGGTTTGTTGGATAACCTGGCCCCGCCGGCCAACGTACAGGCTATGCTCAACAATATAAAGGTTAAATACAAACTGTTTGTATACCCCGACTTAGCCCATGAGGTGCCACCATCCATTTACAAAT